From the genome of Candidatus Competibacteraceae bacterium:
CTGCATCGCTTTTCAACGCCGTGCGGTGTAAGTTGCTGGTTTTGGCTTCCGGACAAAGCAAGTAAGCAGTCCCGATTTGAACGCCCGTAGCACCGAGCGCCAATGCTGCTGTTACACCTTTGGCATCTGCTATCCCACCTGCTGCTATGACTGGGATTTTCACGGCCCTCACTATCTGTGGTACTAATGCGAAGATTCCTGCTTGGGTATTGAGATCATCGGAAAGAAACATGCCGCGATGGCCACCCGCTTCAAGACCCTGCGCAATAATGGCGTCTACGCCTTTTGCTTGAAGCCAGAGTGCTTCCTTCACGGTCGTTGCCGAAGACAGAATTTTAGCGCCCCAACTACGCACTTTAGCCAACATATCGGCTGGTGGTAACCCAAAGTGAAAGCTCACAACTGGGGGCTCAAATTCAGCCAATACCTCAATTGCTTCCCAGCTAATTGAAAGTCTGCTTGGGGTGGAAGTCGATGCGATGTCGTTTATGCCGTACTCATCAAAGTACGGTGAAACTATGGCCCTCCAGGCTTCCTCGCGGACAGGGTTTGGCTCTGGTTCTGAATGGCAGAAAAAATTCACGTTGAATGGACAAGTAGTGTGCTCTCTAATGAGCTGCAACTCCTGGCGCATGGTATCCAGGCTGAGCGTTGCGCAGGGAAGAGAACCAAGCCCTCCTGCATTACAGACAGCGATAGCAAGCTCGCTGCCCGCTACACCCGCCATGGGGGCTTGAATGATTGGCAGCTGTACCCCCAGAAGTTCTTGCAGGTTCATTCTTATCTCCTCGGTACAGATTGTGTCGCTTTGAGCGACAAATAAAAGCTCGGAACTGACCTAACGGGGCGGCGGATAAGCCGCGAGGACGGAAAAGCCGAAGGCGTTGACGGCCGATGTCGGCTTGATCCGCGTGGTTGTGCGGCGCGAAGCGCCAAGCAACCAGCGGATTGCAATCCGCCGCCCCGTTTCGCGGGCGCGAAGCGTCCACGAAACGACAGCCATAACCGGACCCGAAAAGCAGAGCGAGGAACGAGCGGCGCTTTTTGGGGTCGGCTGTATGCGCTTGTTGGGCGATTCATTGGCCGGGCGAATTGATAGTAGCCTGTCCCAGTTCTCCCCTCACACCACTGGAGCTATCAACTCCGCCTCTTGAATCAGTGCATCAATCAACGCCGAAAGTTTAGATGTATCATAGCTGCCGTTCTGTAGCCGTTCGTCTGAAGTATTGTAGAAATTCTTTGAGTAGGATTCCTTAGAATCCAACGCGCCATGCCATTTGCCAATATCTTTCTTGAAGTTGCTCCATATGACCTGCGGCGCGGGATATGGACCCAAACGAAGATCGAGGTAGCACTCAATCGCGGCAGCCCGACCGTTGATGTCAGAAACGCTGACGCCCTCCGGACCAAGGGTGGAGAATGTTCTGAACTCTTCAAGCTCGGGCAAGATCATCGCTCGCATGTTGCCCGGCAGTTCCAGATTTTCGAGTTTGCGGAAAGCCCCGGCCCCTTCCGCGTCGTTGTCCAATACGAATAAAACTTGGTTCAAAACGTCAATTCGCAAAAGCCCTTCCGCAAACTTCACGAGATTGCCAGTTCCCCAGAAATGGTGCCGTTCATCGACATCAACGAAGTTGAAAAAGTCCGCCACATCTGGACGTAGAATATCCAGCGATCGCCGAATAATTCGTGCGTCGGATGCTCCTTCAGTGGCGATGAGAATTTTTTGCGTTTTCCTTGCCCCTGGTCGGAACGCCTCTCGTGGAACCCAACCAGCATGGACGATTGGGCCAAACTCCCATGTCACCTCCGCTTCAGCATTGGCCGCACTAAGACCAAAGACCTGTAGCATTGATTGCGCGCTTAGAATGCAAACCCTCGCGGAAAGGAAGCTGGCTTCGGACCAATAAAGATCCGAATCGTCGTTTGATGGAATCCGCTCAATAATGTCGATATCAGTGGCGAACCGTCCCTGTGAAAGCGTTTCTCGGTCCGGTGTGTCGTATTCGACGTAATCGTTCTTCAGGTCGTTCAGCGGATAGCGGCAAGCCAGATCGCAGAATTCTTCGAATGAGAGATACTCCGGTCTTGGGTCTTCCGATTCATCATAGCTTGCTATCTCGACGGCTTCGGAAACCAGGGCTTGATACTCGGCTCGTGCGACTTCAAGACTGGACCCGAGCATATTGAGACGAGGCAAGACACGAGAGAGTTTCCTTGTGAAACGTTCCTCAGCAATGCCAAGGTCTTCGTGCTCTTCAGGATGTTCTTCGTAATAGTTGTAATCTATTGAATCCGTCTTTCGGTGGGTTAGATCCGTTTCCTGGAATAGAAACCCATAATCATCTCCCATGAAGTTCTTGGAGTATGATAGGGAAACGTCGCCAACGCACAGTTCAATTGAGGTCCCCATGTATTATGCCTTCGCGCTGACATGTGAGCTTGTCATCCGGATGTCTCAGCGTCTCGTGATGCCCAACGGGGCGGCGGATAAGCCGCGAGGACGGAAAAGCCGAAGGCTTTGACGGCCGATGTCGGCTTGATCCGCGTGGTTGTGCGGCGCGAAGCGCCAAGCAACCAGCGGATGCCTATCCGCCGCCCCGTTTCGCGGGCGCGAAGCGTCCGCGAAACAAATGATTATACGGTTTCCGCCTATCAACCATATTTCGCTATCTCTGATAGAAACTGGTTGATTATGCAGGGTTTTATTGGCTGTATAACATTCATCGCGGACTACGGAGCCCTAAAAATCGCGACATGTTTATTGTCCCTCCAAAGATTACCCACTGCTACGAGATTGGTGGATATGGCGGAATATGCTGCCTGGGTGGCGGCCGTGTTATCGTTAGTGACCGCGTTACTATCTAGACTTATGTCACAAGTATAGCGTTACATAAATGGTTTCCCAAGTTTGCCTACCTTATGCGTGTTGCCGATCCTCTGGACCGTTCTCGATCCCACCGTTAACATTGCCGCCGCATGAAACAATCCCGGTTTCACCTCACCCCTCTGACCCGCCGTCGGCTCACGCAATTTCGAGCCAACCGACGCGG
Proteins encoded in this window:
- a CDS encoding nitronate monooxygenase; this translates as MNLQELLGVQLPIIQAPMAGVAGSELAIAVCNAGGLGSLPCATLSLDTMRQELQLIREHTTCPFNVNFFCHSEPEPNPVREEAWRAIVSPYFDEYGINDIASTSTPSRLSISWEAIEVLAEFEPPVVSFHFGLPPADMLAKVRSWGAKILSSATTVKEALWLQAKGVDAIIAQGLEAGGHRGMFLSDDLNTQAGIFALVPQIVRAVKIPVIAAGGIADAKGVTAALALGATGVQIGTAYLLCPEAKTSNLHRTALKSDAANVTAITNLFSGRPARAIVNRLMRDLGPYNETAPAFPLAGIAIAPLRSKAESQGNIDFSPLWAGQNVSGCKEVPAAMLTKSFVNSPNEV